Proteins from a genomic interval of Sander vitreus isolate 19-12246 chromosome 6, sanVit1, whole genome shotgun sequence:
- the LOC144519142 gene encoding C-type lectin domain family 17, member A-like isoform X2 → MESNLQRLFTSVISENDSKLRAENQQLTSQNQQLKARNQELETQIRNMTTTDDYCPKENNGSERQRKACEEDWLLNESNCYEIHDADPSNQKTWEEARANCSGYNADFVIAHSQEEKDMINGYSWGKQDESGYWIGLRVENGRWKWIDGSDLAVDFWIGTPFDGQCAVSVQGVGWRSESCADRKRWICKKKASCV, encoded by the exons atggagtctaatctccaaagactat TTACCTCTGTCATTTCTGAAAATGACTCCAAGCTGAGGGcagaaaaccagcagctgacaTCCCAAAACCAGCAGCTTAAGGCACGAAACCAGGAGCTGGAGACACAAATACGAAACATGACGACAACTGATGATTACTGCCCCAAAGAAAATAACG GTTCAGAGAGACAGCGTAAAGCTTGTGAGGAGGACTGGTTACTCAACGAGTCTAACTGCTATGAGATTCATGACGCCGATCCTTCTAATCAGAAAACCTGGGAAGAAGCTCGAGCAAACTGCAGCGGATATAACGCCGATTTTGTTATTGCACACAGTCAAGAGGAAAAG GATATGATCAATGGTTACAGCTGGGGTAAACAAGATGAGAGTGGATACTGGATTGGCCTGAGAGTTGAAAATGGGAGATGGAAGTGGATTGATGGAAGTGATCTGGCTGTAGA CTTCTGGATAGGAACTCCCTTTGACGGTCAGTGTGCAGTTTCTGTCCAGGGCGTAGGATGGAGATCAGAGAGCTGTGCTGACAGAAAACGATGGATCTGCAAAAAGAAGGCTTCATGTGTTTAA
- the LOC144519142 gene encoding C-type lectin domain family 17, member A-like isoform X1, with protein MNRKPQEEIVTSVISENDSKLRAENQQLTSQNQQLKARNQELETQIRNMTTTDDYCPKENNGSERQRKACEEDWLLNESNCYEIHDADPSNQKTWEEARANCSGYNADFVIAHSQEEKDMINGYSWGKQDESGYWIGLRVENGRWKWIDGSDLAVDFWIGTPFDGQCAVSVQGVGWRSESCADRKRWICKKKASCV; from the exons TTACCTCTGTCATTTCTGAAAATGACTCCAAGCTGAGGGcagaaaaccagcagctgacaTCCCAAAACCAGCAGCTTAAGGCACGAAACCAGGAGCTGGAGACACAAATACGAAACATGACGACAACTGATGATTACTGCCCCAAAGAAAATAACG GTTCAGAGAGACAGCGTAAAGCTTGTGAGGAGGACTGGTTACTCAACGAGTCTAACTGCTATGAGATTCATGACGCCGATCCTTCTAATCAGAAAACCTGGGAAGAAGCTCGAGCAAACTGCAGCGGATATAACGCCGATTTTGTTATTGCACACAGTCAAGAGGAAAAG GATATGATCAATGGTTACAGCTGGGGTAAACAAGATGAGAGTGGATACTGGATTGGCCTGAGAGTTGAAAATGGGAGATGGAAGTGGATTGATGGAAGTGATCTGGCTGTAGA CTTCTGGATAGGAACTCCCTTTGACGGTCAGTGTGCAGTTTCTGTCCAGGGCGTAGGATGGAGATCAGAGAGCTGTGCTGACAGAAAACGATGGATCTGCAAAAAGAAGGCTTCATGTGTTTAA
- the LOC144518876 gene encoding uncharacterized protein LOC144518876, whose protein sequence is MTVTMAEEEVNYASVVFKSNKHPPTQGKFSKSFSDSQQEFCSTRKQTTDVAHISGWPVVWGFFVSFCFTSVISENDSKLTAEIQQLETLMQHLNLSKDNVTLLAAIQHLTNHNDKLSSDNEKLRRDYDDLTTQNQQLETQRNNLTEQIQDMKTNWNKLNVSRAQWSIDAYCPKGNKMRQCKACLNGWDLSRSNCYVYHNPDPPHRKTWEEAREDCRGKSSDLVVHSQEEKVMRNGNFYDTIIKLKCIFCI, encoded by the exons ATGACTGTAACCATGGCAGAGGAGGAGGTTAACTACGCTTCAGTTGTATTCAAAAGTAACAAACATCCTCCAACCCAAGGTAAGTTTagtaaatccttttctgattcacAGCAGGAGTTTTGCTcgacaagaaaacaaacaacagacgTCGCCCATATCAGCGGCTGGCCTGTTGTTTGGGGATTCTTTGTGTCATTCTGCT TTACTTCTGTCATTTCTGAAAACGACTCCAAGCTGACAGCAGAAATCCAGCAGCTGGAGACACTGATGCAGCATCTGAATTTATCCAAAGACAACGTGACTCTACTGGCTGCCATTCAGCACCTGACAAACCACAACGATAAACTGAGCTCAGACAATGAGAAGTTGAGGAGAGACTACGACGATCTGACAACACAAAACCAGCAGCTGGAGACACAGAGGAACAACTTAACAGAACAAATACAAGACATGAAGACAAACTGGAATAAACTCAACGTCAGTCGAGCTCAGTGGAGCATTGATGCCTACTGCCCCAAAGGAAATAAAA TGAGACAGTGTAAAGCTTGTCTGAATGGCTGGGATCTCAGCAGGTCTAACTGCTATGTGTATCATAACCCTGATCCTCCTCATCGGAAAACCTGGGAAGAAGCTCGAGAAGACTGCAGAGGAAAGAGTTCAGATTTGGTTGTTCATAGTCAAGAGGAAAAGGTAATGAGAAATGGGAATTTCTATGAcacaattattaaattaaaatgtattttctgtatcTGA
- the LOC144519142 gene encoding C-type lectin domain family 17, member A-like isoform X3: MTTTDDYCPKENNGSERQRKACEEDWLLNESNCYEIHDADPSNQKTWEEARANCSGYNADFVIAHSQEEKDMINGYSWGKQDESGYWIGLRVENGRWKWIDGSDLAVDFWIGTPFDGQCAVSVQGVGWRSESCADRKRWICKKKASCV; encoded by the exons ATGACGACAACTGATGATTACTGCCCCAAAGAAAATAACG GTTCAGAGAGACAGCGTAAAGCTTGTGAGGAGGACTGGTTACTCAACGAGTCTAACTGCTATGAGATTCATGACGCCGATCCTTCTAATCAGAAAACCTGGGAAGAAGCTCGAGCAAACTGCAGCGGATATAACGCCGATTTTGTTATTGCACACAGTCAAGAGGAAAAG GATATGATCAATGGTTACAGCTGGGGTAAACAAGATGAGAGTGGATACTGGATTGGCCTGAGAGTTGAAAATGGGAGATGGAAGTGGATTGATGGAAGTGATCTGGCTGTAGA CTTCTGGATAGGAACTCCCTTTGACGGTCAGTGTGCAGTTTCTGTCCAGGGCGTAGGATGGAGATCAGAGAGCTGTGCTGACAGAAAACGATGGATCTGCAAAAAGAAGGCTTCATGTGTTTAA